The window CTGCCATTTCTGCCACCACAAGGTCCTCTAAGAGGTCCTTCCCTGACCCTCTCCCTGGCCTCCCCGACTATGGCCTGCTCTAGAGCCATGGACTAGGCAGAGCTCACTGCAGGCGACAAGAGCACATGGCCAGCCTGCTCAAATCCAGATCCCCTAAGAggttcagggcaatgttcagaccCAAAGGTAGGGCCCACAATGGCCCCAGGCCCAAACGCTGCTGGGGCCCCTGGCTCTTGCCCACCCATCCCTGGTCAGGCTCCACCTACAGCCTCCTCGTCCAGGGAGCCCTCCTGGCTGACAGCGGTGTGCACTGAAGGGGGCCTTCCTGGTCCTGGTGCTTGAGAAGGGGCTGAAGTCACCCTGATGTAGAAGCCTAGAGCCAAGGTTCCAACACTGGGGTTTCTGGAATAAATTAAACTGACCAACACCCAGCACgcgcacacgcacatgcacacacacacaggttggTCAGGGTATGCACCAAGCTCGCATCTGCTGGGGACTTTCCCTTGGTGCCTCTCCTGCCCTAGACACTGGCTCTTTCTCAGCTTCCAGGAGGAAGGTTCAGGGGGTATTCCCAGGGGCTGGCATGGAGCTCAGAGGTACGGCATTTGCCaagcatgtggaaggccctggattccacccCAGAACTcagcaaataaaattagaaaacaagcaaataaagaGGCCTTCAGCCCTGTCCTCACAGCCTCAGCTTAACTATGACTAAGGAATGAGCCCCACCCTCAGCAAACCAGTGTCTGCACACCAAGGAGACACACTTGAGCCAGGAGAGTTTAATGGCGGAAATCTGGCCAAGGTTCCAGCAGGGTGGCCCCAGCTGGGGTAGAGCTGGGCAGGTGAgccaggagagggcagagggagtGTGTCCAGGCTAGGGCCTCAAAGCTGCGAGAGGATGTTGGGGGCCAAGCTGCAGGTCAGGCCTGTGCCATCGGGTTCCACATTAAGGGCCTTCACTCTGCCATCCTCTGTCACCATGGAGAACCTGAGGGAAAGAGGGGCCAAGCAGCTGCATCAGCCCAGGCCTGGAGACCGGAGGGAACAAGGAGCCAGGGCTCCAGGGAAGGCCCCTGCAGAACTCTCCCCCTTTTACCTCTTGAGCCGGCGATTCCCAAAAAGGTGCACCAATGAATCATCTAGTAATAAATCTGTCTCCTAAGAGGAAAGACAAGAAATGCATCAGGAACCCCCAGAACAGGCCAAGGGCTGCTCCCCACACCTCAGGTTCTGCCTTCCAGGCTCCCCACAGGAACTTCTCCGGAGCAGGGGGGCAGACTCACCTTCCCAAAGGCCCCAGTCGGGTCAGCCAGGAGCCGAACCTGAAGGGACAGGAGAGTAAAGGTCACAAGAAAAACCTCCTAGGGCCTGGCCCATACCCCTGCCAGCTCCTCATCTTACCTTGCCTTCTGCATTGTGGGCTCGTCCCCACTCTCCAGTCACAAACACATCGTTCACAGTTAGACATGCCACCACCTGCACCCCCTTGGCCTTTAGAGCCCCAGACTGCTCCACAAACCCGGGCAGGTGGGTCTAGGAGGGGAAACAAAGAGTCAGCCAAGGGATCACATTGTGGGGCCTCAGCCCACCCTCACCTCCAGGCTTCGCCCCTCCCTGATCCAGTGTCTTGGATCAGGCAAGGACAGCCGTGTGAACAACTCTCTTTTTGACTTCACCACTCAGAAGCTCAGACTTAAATGTTCTGTGGTCAAGACCTTGAACTTCCCATGGGCAGGATTATTTGCCTGAGTCCCAAATATCTTGTGCAGTGCCTGTCACGCAGCAGGCGTGTTAAGAGGTGTTGGATTAAgtgcagccccttcctcccaccTCTGAAGGCTAGTACTTTCTGGACACTGAAAAGCCCTTTTAGTTGTGGCATCATTTACAGACTCTTGTAGCAAAATGCCCTGGGGCAACACACAAAACTTCAGAACAATTCAAAAGATCCCACTCCCAGACCCCAGGAAGGGGAGGGTCTCACCTTAGAACAGCCAGGGGTAAACGCCCCAGGGACTCCGAAAAGTACACCCTTCTTGCCCTTGAACAGCTCGGCCAGGTTCACCTTGTTCCCAGGCTCCCCTTCAAACACCTCCACAGAGGGGAGAGCATCTCCCACCTGGATAAAAGGACTTTGAGGTCAAAGGGGAGGTGTGGGGGGGGTGCAGCAAACCAGAACCAAAGGGAATGCAGAGCGCTGCTGGCAATCAGCTAGTTCAGAAAACCAGGAGTCACTCCGGATCCCCTCCCCCATACCACCTAGTTACCCAACATCCTCCCGCTTTCCAGGTGGCCCTGCTCTGCTTATTGGCCTTTGgtaacaaaggaaagaaagttctTTCCAAATGTTGCAAAATTGTGAAAATGAGCAGCTGGAAtacagtgggggagggggcagagaggTGCAtttgaggatgaggaggaagtcCTGATAAGCGGGAGGGAGAAGGCCTGGTCACTCAGACGAAGAGGGGTGGAAGAGTTAGGGAAGATATCCaggccccccacacacacccatggggatagagaagaggaagggtgGGTTCTCCACGTGGGGGTGGGTGAGGGATTCCTGGAGCCAGAGGAGGCAAAGGCAAGATTCAGAAGTTGGGGAGTCTGAGGACCCCAGAGGTTGGAGTAGGATGAAGTAGAAGATGGAGAGGGTCTCAGCAGAGGTCAGACAGAGGGGATAGGTCAGAGGAGCTGGGTTGGTTCCAGAAGATGAGTGAAAGACAGTGAAGGGTAGGAATCAGCcatggagagggggagggggaatcGAGGAGACATGGCTGGGCTCCGAGGGACCACAGTTATTTCAGAAGATGGGGTGAAGGGGTGCCAGCACTCTCACAAAAGTGTGGGGCAGGGGAAGTGAAGGACACTTAGAAGCTGAAAAGGGGCCCAGCCGCGAAGATGGAAGAATGTGAGAGATGCCATGGTATTCAAACCCCTGAAAACGACCGTGACATGTCACTGGGTGTCGCACGGTGCCTGTGGAGGATTACAAGGGGAGGGCTCGAGGGCCTGGGGGAATGTCTCAGGGGATTAGGGTCGAGGCTCCAAATTGAGGGGGAGCTGAGGGGTCTTGCTGGGGGGATGAAAGGAATAGATGGCAGGAGGGTCCCCGAGGACGGCGGAGGAGGGGGGTACGAAGGGCAAAAGACACGGTCACCCCAGATAAGGGGGACTGGGATCGGGCTTAGGGACGGGGAAAAGGGCCAACGGTCACCTTGATCGGGGCCATGGCTGCGGCGGTGCTGCTGAAACTGCGGACCCCTCCACGCGCCCAACCTCCTCCTTCCAGCCGCCGTCTTGCTGTAGCTGCCGCGGACTCTGCAACAGCCGCGCTGGTGACTACCAAGCAGGCTCGGCGTCGCAGCACGCCCAGGTTCGCCGGCCCCATGCCCGCCCTAAGACCCTACAGCCGCCCCGCCCTCCTGCCCCAGACATCACACGAGGCGGGGCCTGGAGCCTGCGCCACCCCGGACCCTCCTGGAGGCGGTGCCTCAGGCGCCCCGCCCCGGCGGCCGCCCCTGCAGCGCAGCCCTGGGCGCCGGCGCGAGGATAGGAGCTCCAGGACTCCGGGCTCGCGTGCGTCAGGGGCTGGGCCATGACGCAGTGTAAGTGGGGCGGAGCACTCATCGTTCGCGCAGCTAATTTGCATGCAAGGAAGAGCTACTGCTGTTTTAATGGACCTGATTTACTGATACAGTGTGTCCGTTCCTTACCCGAAAGCAAGGTGCAGGAAGTGATAGTATCAGGGGCCTGTGGAGGCCTAAAACATGTTTATGTTACATTCAACGAGAGCCTCTGCGCTGCAGCTGCTTTCCATATGATTTGCATGTTACATATGATTTGTGGCTAGTGGAGTTTGCTGTGCGTCGCAGCAGCAACTTCCCGCCGAGACGCTTCCGGTAGCAGCGCGTGACCGGACCAGATTTTTCAAGTACCTCTGCTCCTGCAAGCACGAAAAGGTTCAGCAAGTTCGTCACTTCCGCTCCTCGGGCCGTCCAATAGTTCAAAAGACCCGGCGACCCCAGAAGTACGTGAACTCCGAGTGGCCTCTTTCCGGTTCCGGAGCGGAGGATCCCTGGTAGAAACATGAAGCTGCTCACCCACAATCTACTGAGCTCACATGTGCGGGGGGTGGGGCCTCGTGGCTTCCCCCTGCGCCTCCAGGTACGAGCCCGGGGTCTTGCCCCTCTTCCGGCGGGATAGAGAAACTCGGGTTCGGCCCCGGCCTCATTAGACCTCCCCGCCCCGCAGGCGACCGAAGTCCGAATCAATCCCGTGGAGTTCAACCCAGACTTCGTGGCGCGGATGATACCCAAGGTGGAGTGGGCGGCGCTTCTGGAGGCGGCTGACACCGTGAGCACCTGTCCCCGTGGTCCCTGCCTCGGAAGGGGGGCGGCTTACCGCGGCCCCCGGTACCCTCCCGCAGCCCTGCGTCTGGCCGGGCGTGGGGAGGGTTTCATGCCCAGGGATGATTAAGGCTTCTTGCCCGCAGTTGCACCTGGTGGAGGTGCCAAAAGAGCCTACTGAGGGCTACGTGAACGACGAGACATTTCTGAGAAAGATGCATCACGTGTTGCTGGAGGTGAGAAGCGACCCTCGCCTTCTGTTCCCTCCCCGCCCTTGAGGCTGCCAGTGCTGAGCCCTCTCCCACCCTTCCACAGGTGGATGTGCTGGAGGGCACCCTGCAATGCCCGGAGTCAGGACGTGTGTTCCCCATCAGCCGCGGGATTCCCAACATGCTGCTGAATGATGAGGAAACCGAGACTTAACCGTGTCCAGCATCAGTTTTACGTTTTGTGACCGTGTGTATTTTTGTTAACATATATTCTGTTTGTTAGTTCTACAGTGTGTAGTCCCAGCCCTTGACCCAATGACACACTGACCACAGTGGTTTTGAGCTCCatagtatatcttttttttttttctcattaaaggtTCAAAACCAAAAGCGGTTTCTCTTTGCAgcaaatatacattaaaatagagTCTCTGTACAGCCAAAGGCTCTGGGCCCTGGCTTGCCCCATGTCCCTGCGCCTCCCTGGCcaaacccaaaaataaatatagtgttATTGCTCTGCAGGGCATAGAGGCAgtgctctccccaccccctgaGGAGGCTGGGTGGGAGCTGATGGGGGGCcctggccaccccagggtccAGGGGCTGGAGCCTGCTTGGAGTTATTGCTTCAAGGGGGGGCATTAATGCCCAATGCAAATGAGGAGGAGCGAAGGGGGCAGGGGCCTTTGCTCTCCAAATACCCCTCTAGTCTGGAGAGGGGATCGGATTAAGCAGCAGCAAAAGCATCACCCATTGGGAGACTGTGGCctccatccccttccctccctgagATCAGGCTTCTGCCTCCCACATCCCCTGCAGCCCCCTATGGCTTCCGCAAGGCCCCCTACACTCTTGGGGGCACATTATGGCTTGCAAGGGACAACGCTGTGCCCAGACTCTGGGCATTCACATTCCCAGCTTTACACCCCCTtaagagggggagaggagggcatGGGGCCTGCTCCCAGGGACTGATAGCATTGCCCTGGCCCTGCCAGCAGGCTGTGGCACTGCCCAGACCCCAGCTCTGCCCCCTTGGGGCTGACCCCATGCTGGGCAGTTCCTGCCAGCACCCCCACCCTTCCCACCCCATGCCTCAGTCCATCATGGCCTCGAGCATCTCCAAGAACAACTTGTGCATGGGCACCTTGCCCTCCAGCTTCACCCCATAGAAATGGGCCAGCACTTTGCCCGCTGTCTGGCGGAGGAGTGGTAGGGTGAGCAGCAGTCTGCCTGCCCGCCGCCTCTCAGCACCTCCTCCGGGGCCGGCCCGGCCGGCTTCATACTCCAGCAGGGCCTCATGCAGGGCTTCTCGCAGCTGTTCCACAGCCTCAGCATCCTCGATGTGCACTGAGTCTACAAGGAGGGGGAGAGGGCTATTGGCCTGGGCTGCCTCTGGAAAAGGCGAACCCACATCTGCTGGGGCACTGCTGGATGGGCCTAAGGAAGGGCCAAATGGATTAGCTGATTGGCTGACTAAGGGGCACCACTCACTGCTCCTACCCAATAACCACCCTTTCTCCCTCAACTATGGCCACCTCTTAtcctccccaccttccctcccaCTAAACTGTTTACCTTTCCAGATTAGCACGGCACTAGGGCTCAAAATCCTGTGTGCAGTTCAGGGCCTGCCCTTGGCTTGCTTTGTGACTTTGAATAAGTCATTGGTCttccctaagcctcagttttccttatctgcaaaatgggactgTGCCACCATCATGGAGTTAACAGTTGGAGGGCCTCATGGAGATTCCTGTTGGATGCCTGCTCTGGACTCACCCGAATTGGCAAGGGCCAAGGCCTTCAGCAGGACATACTCTTCTCGTTCCAGCCGCAGGGCCTGTAGCCGCCGCACCAGTTGCAGCAGGGCCGCCCCCAGCTCTCCCAGGCCAGCAGCCCGGGCTCCCTCTTCATCCAGGACCAAGTCCTCAGCAAAGGCCAGTTCATCCTGCAGTGGTAGTGAGCGCTGGGCCACACCCAGCACCAGCACCTCCATCCATACGCTCTGCAGTACTGACATCTGGTCAGACAGCGATAGTGATGAGAAGCCTGGGGGGCAGTGGAGAGCAGGCCCGGCTAAGCGAGTGACCCCAGCCAAACATGGCCTGGCCTCAGGGGAGTCCCAGGTCTCTTGGGCCCTTTACCTGGGATGCTCTTGGCCCAGCTGATAGTGACCACAATCTCTCGGTCAAAGAGGTCGCAGAGGGTAGCCACAGCTGGGAGGTGTCCGTCAGGGCCCGCTGGGTCAGGCATGGCATACAGCTTCTCAGGCTCTACCACCAGCAGGTGAGATACCAGTGCATTCACCGGGGCTGCAGTGACAGGTGGAGGGCTGTCAGGAGCACTCCCATCCAGCAGGCCTTAGAGGCCCCTTGAGATTGCATCTCCCTAGGTAGTCCCCCTGTGGCCTTCCTTGAGAGCCACTAGCCAGAAGGGAGATAGCTCTCTCCAGGGAAGCATGCTCACCACCTCCCCAGGCGACTCGGTCTTGAACAGACTGAGATTAAACCTCTCCCTGGACCCAGCTACATTACTTGGTTCTCGACACATGAAAAGTTACTTTACAAATATTCCTTGGGGAAATGAATAAGTGAGTGAAAGTGGAATCCGGGTCCAGTGTCCGTAATGATGCTGACAGGCCCTTGGGGGCAACTTGCCCCAGAGCCCTAGGGCTCCACCGTGCCCTCACCTGTCTTCCGGGGGCCTCCAGTCACTGCTAGAGGGCCAGCAGGGAAGGAGCCTGGGAAGGGCAGCGGGTCCACCTCTGGCCGTCGCTTGTATTTCTGTCGCCCACCTCGGACACGGTCCAGGCGCACCCCTTGAATTGTAGGACAGGGTTGCGGTTATGGGGCTGAGGCAGGTTTGCCCTGCAGAGCTGTCCTCCCCAGCCcattcacttgaacttcccaggCCTTGCCCCCAGCCCcaatccccagcccaagcccctGCCCAACGCTCACCCTCCTTGAGCATGCCCACCCGCAGGCACTTGGTGAAGCGGCAGGCCTGGCAGGCCTTGCGTCTCCGCTTGGTGATCTCACACTCGTTGGAAGCTGGACAGCTGTACTCGATGCTTCCTGCCAGGAAGAGGCAGGGCTCCAGTGGCGGCCTCCCAGGGCCAGGAGTGGGCCCAGCGGCCAGGAGAGCCCTCACTCACCCGGGGCAAGCACAGGTCTGGGGGTAcggggaggaaaggggagagcaGGAGGCCatgagcagggcagggcagggaacTGCCACTGGGTGGGGTCCCTGCTTGGGCAATGGAGGGGCTGGGCACAGGCAATCAGGCTGCCACTCTGACCCAAACCCCTGGTCAGGTCACACCTCTGGGCCACACTGCCTTCATCTGGGCCCATCAAGGGCCACTATGACCTTTAGGGTGCTCAATTCATTGGTCAGTTCTCAATCCTCATCTTACTTGCCTAAGAGGAGCATCTAACAGTCTGGGTCTCGGTGCTAGAAACTCTCCTACACTCTGCTTTTGCTTCTAGGACTTCACTCgctcctctgcctcccacctctcGTGGTTTCTGTGAATCTCCCGAGCTCCTTCCACTGAACAGCCCAGGGCTGGCCTTCCTCAGCCTCACTTACCACCCACTCCCATCTTGGGGCTTACACCTGCCCTGAGCTCTAGACTCATATCCAGCGGCCCCCTGACATCCTGCACGTCTAGGAGGCTTCTCAACCCTAACATGTCCCAAATGGCCCCCGGACTCCCAAGCCTGCAACTGCATTCATCCGGTTGCTCAGGCAGAAGGCTGGGCAGCACCCTCAACTCCCTTGCACCCACGTCCAACCTACTGGCAAATCCTGCGGGGGGCCTGACCTTACCCATCCAGAATCAAACTCCTGCCCTCAGCTACTGTTTTTCCACCCTTGACACCAGTCACTGTCCCCTCATCTCACTGGCCTCCTGCTCGATGCCTAAGGGATCCTGTTAGACCTGTGTCagctcctgtccctcctctgctCAAACCCAATGACTTCCTTGAGTAAAAGCCCAAGTGAACCTGTGGCCTTCACAGGGATTGCCTCAAGCTCTGGTCCTAATGGCACACAGCCTCCCCTACCTCCTCCCTGTCACCTCAggaaggccttccctggccacttATGACAATACCAAATCCCACCTCTGCAGGCACTTCCAGCCTGAGCCCTGCTGTAAAGATTCCTCTCAGCACTTGGGGCCACCTCAGATGCTACAGAGCAACCTATTTATGTATTACCTCTCTCACTTCAGTGTCAGTTCCACTAGGGCCTCGAATGTCCCCAGTGCTACTAACACTGAAGATGCTGATAGCTTGTCGCTCTCCCAGTCTCGCAGGGCCACCACTAACCAGCCAACAGGCCATTAGTACATTAGCCCTGCTAGGGCTTCACCTGGCTCAGGACCTGTCCTCAGGGAGGCCCTCTGGAGCCCCAGACTCAGACCAGGCTTCCCGTCCACATCCTGTTCCTGGCCTTCCAACACGTGCCACGGTGTAACAGGGCAGTTCTGGGCAATTCATTGTTTCTGCCTCAGTCCCAGGACCTGGAACACTGGTTTGTAAAGAGCAAAGTGTTCTGGGGGCTACCTTGGTCTAGCCCAACACTACCCCTTaccaactgtgtgaccttgggcaagtcccaGATCTAACACCTGGAACTCTCAATTCAAGTTCCCAGCCATCAAATTGGCATGAAAAAAACCTCATACTTGGGgttggggggtgtagctcagtactaagtgcacatgcttagcatatacgagaccctgggttccatccccagcaccaaatgaaaaaaaaaatcatacttgttGTAAAGGCAGGTTGTAAGAATTAAAGAAGATAatccatgtaaaaatatttagcataattCACAGCACTTAAGTGCTCAGTAAGTGACTATATCGATAGCTAACAAATATGTGTCCACAGTCAGGATGAAAGATTCCAAGGTGACACCTAGACCTAGGTCTGCAGCCTCACTGGTCCTCAGAGTTAGCAGGGAGCCCAGAGTTTTATGGCCAACATGTTTTAGCCATGTTCAGACTCACTGGCATATCACAATCAGTGGTCCAAAGTCCAGTTATTACTAATAAGTAGAACAGCAATCTGGCATTTGAGAGCCAGCTCAGGACCCACATCAAATCCTAGTTCTGCCATTTTCTACTTGTAAGACTTGAACAAAGCTTCAAAAATCTCTGTAGGGttgggctggggctagggctcagtggcagagcgcttgcctagcacaatgTGAGGCaccagattcgatcctcagcaccccttaaaaattaatgaaggtctgtgtccaactaaaaacatttaaaaaaaaaaaaatctctgtaggCCTCAACTATGGACAACACTGACACCTCATAGGGTTGGTTGGGAGCcgaaaaaaagagcaaaagggCAGGGTGCCTGGTATAGCCCCAAAGTAACCAATTATCACATAAATCACATAGCAACTTAACTAGCAGGCCCATTCATCCCAGGTAATGTTTACATCAGCGTCCTACTCCCTGGAGTTCCCGCCTgtctggggcttgaacccaggtcccTGCACACACttggcaagtattctaccactgagctatactacCATTCCTCTGAATTTTTGTATGCTATATCCCCAGTacttccaaatttttattttgagacagagtctcactaagttgcagaggttggcctcaaacttatgatcctcctgcctcagcctcctgagtaactgggattacaggcatgtgccaccatgtccccCAAAGCCAGTGACTTTTAAATGCCTGATCGTGTTTATgtggtgatatatatataaatattctccACACACACAACCCTCAGTACTGGGAATGAAAGCCAGGGCCtctcacttgctaggcaagtgttctaccactgagccataccccacaCTCCCTAACAATCTTTTAAGTCAGGAGCTAAAATACAATGTGGCCTCTCTCAGGTATCTAGAAAAATCTACCTTGCACTGGTGCTGCTTCGGAAAAACTGAGAAAAGGGGGCCATGTTCTCTGCTGGGTAGAAGCTACCTGAAGCAGGAACCAAGTCAAGAACAAAGTTTCAGAACAGGCAGAGGCTGCCTTGGAATTTTTCAGAGTCACTGTTGAAGGTGCTGGGCCTACAGCACTCAGAAACCTAGGCCATGTCCTCTAACATCCCATTCCAGTACGCCACACATGCTgctgcctttatttcatttctaagagGAGCCCTGCCAGATGCCAACTTCACAGTGTCTGGCAGTCTCAGGACCTACTGCACCTAGCCGTGTACCAATTGGGAGGTGCCAGGCCAGGGCAAAGGGCAAAAGCATGCAGAAGCGGGGTGGGGGCTCACCCTGGATGGTCCTCTTGAAGAAAGCTTTGCAGGCCTCACAAGATGCCACACCGTAGTGGTAGCCGGAGGCCACATCCCCACAGACCAGACAGAGGCGTTTGGGCAGGGAGCTGAGCACCAGCTTCCCACTGCCCTGCtcaccaggcccagccccctccccatcctcctcctccttgtgcCCGGGGAGGCAGCGGGCAGGAGCTGGACCAGGAGCCAGGGTCACGGGGGGTTCAGTCTCGGTCTCCGAAGAACCCTTTGGACTGTCAGGACTGGCTGGCTCTGCCTTGATGTAGAGAGGCTCAATGCCCACCACCTGGCTGGACATGGCGTTGGTCACCTGCAGTGAGAGACCGTCAGGTCACAGAGAGGCACCCTGCCACACACGTTGCCtaaccctgggcctgggccagacTTCCAGGCTcgtcctggggagggaggagggcagagtcCAAGGAAAGGTTACTCAAGAAAAGCCCCCCCAGCTGTTGCCATGGGAACAGAGTCTCCAGAGCCTCCAGGACCAGTAACTGACAGCAGGTACCCTCTTGGGAACCTGGAAGAGGCTTGGAAAGCCCTACTCCCACCCTAATCAGGGGGCAGAGGAACCTCCGTCCCCAGGCAACTGTCAACCCCCCTTGGAATCCACAGCCACCAGAAGAGGGACACCTCCATTCTTTTCTTCAGATATAGCAGGACCTCAGAGGTCTCCCCTCATATGGCTGTCCACTGAGGCACACAAGCCCAAAGGCGTGGATATATGTCCACACTCTCACCTGGGTTCTCAGGTGTCACCACATGCCCACACATGCTTTCTCTGTTGGGGACTTTCACACACATGGCCCTTTccaaaccccagccctcactcaATCTCACACTTGTCTCACACTCTTCCCAAAGGACACACGACACAAACTCACACTCAAGCCCgatatcacacatacacacaccagtTCCTCACAATCACACACGCAGGTACAGATCTGTGAGAAAGAACACCCCTGACACACCGCCCCCTTCCTGCCCCAGCATGCCCGTCCCAGGCTCACAGTCGGGCGCGGCTCCACCCCCTTGCACCCTAGGCCTGCACACTCACTCTCACACTCCAGCTGCCGCAGAGTCCACCACCTTTCGGGCCGCCCCGCCCCCGTAAACCTGCGCACACCTCAGGGAAGTTGCCTAAAGTTGCtagtctcccctccccctccgccCGCGGGGAACCTCTATCAGGTTATCAGGAAGTAAATGAGGAGAGCCGAGGAGGAAGAAGTTCTCCCCCGCCGGTGCGATGACCTTTGACCCAGAGAAGAGGGTGGCCCTAGGCCCCTTCGAGCGCCCCCACGTGGTCTTCAGAGCCCCTTCTGTGACAGAGAACCCTCCCCATCTTCCACTCAGCCCGCCCCAGGGACTTCGGCATTCTCCAAGTGCCGGACTGAACCCTGCCCTGGGGCTGGATCTGAGGCCCAAGACTGACCGGGCCCAGGACCAGCAGCCCAAATCAGAGACAGACCCTGACCCAAAGAGCCCACCAGGACCCGGACGCCGGATCCCATCAGACCCTGACCCCAGTCTAGCTCTCGACCAGGTTCCGGTCGTGAACAGGGCCGGCACCGGAGCCGGCACCCGCCGGAGCCCGCCCCCCGCCCGCCTCCCTGCCGCGCTCGCACATGGCCCCCGCGCCCCGCCCGCCCACCCCCGCCACAGTGCTCCCCTTCGCCCCCGGACCTGGGGCTCCGGCAGGGCGGGCGGGCAGGCATGGGGGCCGAGAGGCCCGGAACGCCGGGGTGAGCCGGGGGCCGCGGGCGGCCACTCCTCCGCCTCCTTCTCGGGCCGCGCCGCCCCGCCGCGCCGCGTCCCCTCACTCGGCGGCGCCGCTGGCTGCTTGTAGGACACAAAAGGACATCGCGGCCGCTTCCTACTCGGCTTCCTCCAGCTGACAGCGGGGGCGGGGCCGGCCGTGCGCATGCAAAACAGGGGGCGGGGCCCGGCGCCCTATGCTAATCAGACAAGTGAGGCGGGCAGCGCCTGCGTACCGGGAGGGGTCGGGGGCGGAGCTGGCGGAGCCAGTAGGCGGGCCTTCACAGAGGTCTCGCCCACCACCGAACCTCAGCAGCGCACATGCCTACGGGGCCGCCTAGAGGGCGGGGCCAGAGATGCGGACGAACTTCAGGGATTAGAGCCCGGTGGGGGTGGGCCTGGAGCGCCCTTTCGTAACGAAGGAGGCGGGGCGCGCTTTGCGCGGAAGGAGTGGGCGAGGTTGATCAGTGGCCGCAGCTGCCGTGGGAGACGAAATCCTTATGAAAATGAGAAGGCGGGACGAACGGAGAGGTTGGGGTATCTGCATATGCATGAGGGGTGGAACCTAGAACAGCGACGGGGGCGct is drawn from Urocitellus parryii isolate mUroPar1 chromosome 4, mUroPar1.hap1, whole genome shotgun sequence and contains these coding sequences:
- the Prdx5 gene encoding peroxiredoxin-5, mitochondrial, with translation MGPANLGVLRRRACLVVTSAAVAESAAATARRRLEGGGWARGGVRSFSSTAAAMAPIKVGDALPSVEVFEGEPGNKVNLAELFKGKKGVLFGVPGAFTPGCSKTHLPGFVEQSGALKAKGVQVVACLTVNDVFVTGEWGRAHNAEGKVRLLADPTGAFGKETDLLLDDSLVHLFGNRRLKRFSMVTEDGRVKALNVEPDGTGLTCSLAPNILSQL
- the Trmt112 gene encoding multifunctional methyltransferase subunit TRM112-like protein, which encodes MKLLTHNLLSSHVRGVGPRGFPLRLQATEVRINPVEFNPDFVARMIPKVEWAALLEAADTLHLVEVPKEPTEGYVNDETFLRKMHHVLLEVDVLEGTLQCPESGRVFPISRGIPNMLLNDEETET
- the Esrra gene encoding steroid hormone receptor ERR1; translation: MSSQVVGIEPLYIKAEPASPDSPKGSSETETEPPVTLAPGPAPARCLPGHKEEEDGEGAGPGEQGSGKLVLSSLPKRLCLVCGDVASGYHYGVASCEACKAFFKRTIQGSIEYSCPASNECEITKRRRKACQACRFTKCLRVGMLKEGVRLDRVRGGRQKYKRRPEVDPLPFPGSFPAGPLAVTGGPRKTAPVNALVSHLLVVEPEKLYAMPDPAGPDGHLPAVATLCDLFDREIVVTISWAKSIPGFSSLSLSDQMSVLQSVWMEVLVLGVAQRSLPLQDELAFAEDLVLDEEGARAAGLGELGAALLQLVRRLQALRLEREEYVLLKALALANSDSVHIEDAEAVEQLREALHEALLEYEAGRAGPGGGAERRRAGRLLLTLPLLRQTAGKVLAHFYGVKLEGKVPMHKLFLEMLEAMMD